A stretch of Leishmania braziliensis MHOM/BR/75/M2904 complete genome, chromosome 11 DNA encodes these proteins:
- a CDS encoding putative DNA repair and recombination protein, mitochondrial precursor gives MDVTLLESNTHIKDQLVEALAPPAAAEYAEWLRQQRYDDSVSDAETATAALMASERCIDPGEDTSLQEALNAELFADVSRAIRRQQWYRPHSKKAKRGKAAVVVPSTHAETKGDRFTDAARLSEVPPSREGVVPTPAAHSAPSPPPDEGADGAVGGALPSPHHKASTVSFRAPRGDGETAQTAGSDALVYNIFTRRVTKASSTSIRSLALMGIGVDQTTRELCVTDGEALRNLAGALRAHHVSWPQLWSRGPLYRQIERLLSDATVEDPVERVAGLLKLQYNRSHLQWQKPGLVVCGDAAGSVQAPSAAEATTAPPSVAESIDEKLLTLQDLNMEQQAVVQLVMQGHHTYIGGGAGTGKSVLLRVIKQQLVCEGLAVAVTGTTGISSSQIGGCTLHHCLGISPLGEFTRRKDLSSYDVIIIDEVSMLSRELFESLEVHLRRANNLNLPFGGVQMILSGDFLQLGAIHAQPLITSPVFRRNFIQLKLHTLVRQNRDLRFAAQLQQLRRGMVPLDLRKSVRFMSRDQVVAEHQAAAVLRARQQAQLQQVLSTTATESTADPHREAWATSDGADASLRTQSASATTPVTPFPQAGHRDSVAAVVDGAVNLLPTNREVDATNTEQLDRLEGELITYTPQLLPPSLVGSWSPTYVLRICAPQKLNMKTFTLEIQRYLTAFYTHGQRASSQVSRCLSARPASIERGTAAFSSAAAASANFSDGSWLLGPSLNERSIVLYPLFVDALALRVRLPLTMGKEEGQQFLLYLSELDRHLEVIDSGVRVRDVLMHADGMHTEQDEFTLLQYAQHTPVARPLGLKIGARVMLRTNLAPGLVNGSLGTVVGFRKLQINQLPRYIVGNAQREESILRYADYLQYEQGFDVPLVPVLDFNGRQEVIPPVTHFVGGRSNTHFYSLGIVALPLSLAYAFTVHKVQGLTLVGRVHLELSRMWPCEHLLYVAMSRVRNPEQLSVSSFHPSLVRTAADCLLFDDSLPPVTQARIAPYMVAATWRRSRERRKKVVLMKQLETHVKKRQQKLKSEASKGNIRAEIQLLEEKMLKQRARASAARSKHYNTSSKQGAVADSPTV, from the coding sequence ATGGACGTGACACTGCTCGAGTcgaacacacacataaaGGACCAGCTTGTTGAGGCGCTcgcgccgccagctgcgGCCGAGTATGCAGAATGGCTTCGCCAGCAAAGGTACGATGACAGCGTCAGCGACGCAGagacggcaacggcagcgctTATGGCATCGGAGCGGTGCATTGACCCTGGGGAAGACACAAGcttgcaggaggcgctgaatGCGGAGCTTTTCGCCGACGTCTCTCGAGCCATCCGCAGGCAGCAGTGGTACCGGCCTCATAGTAAGAAGGCGAAGCGTGGCAAGGCCGCCGTTGTCGTGCCTTCTACTCACGCTGAAACAAAGGGAGACCGTTTCACAGATGCAGCGCGCCTGTCAGAGGTGCCTCCCAGCCGCGAGGGCGTGGTGCCGACTCCTGCCGCCCACTCAGCACCTTCCCCGCCTCCAGACGAAGGTGCAGATGGCGCCGTTGGCGGTGCGCTGCCGTCACCCCATCACAAAGCCTCCACTGTCTCATTCAGAGCACCGAGAGGGGATGGCGAGACTGCGCAGACGGCGGGGTCGGACGCACTCGTCTACAACATTTTTACGCGCCGCGTCACCAAGGCTAGTTCGACGAGCATTCGCTCGCTGGCACTGATGGGTATCGGCGTCGACCAAACCACGCGAGAGCTCTGCGTGACCGACGGCGAGGCACTACGAAATCTAGCTGGTGCGCTGCGTGCCCACCATGTCTCCTGGCCGCAGCTCTGGTCGCGCGGTCCCCTTTATCGCCAGATAGAGCGTCTTCTGAGCGATGCGACGGTGGAGGACCCGGTGGAACGAGTGGCTGGCCTTCTGAAGCTGCAGTACAACCGATCTCATCTGCAGTGGCAAAAGCCTGGCCTTGTCGTATGCGGAGACGCCGCAGGGTCGGTGCAAGCGCCatcggcggcagaggcgaccACCGCACCGCCTAGTGTGGCGGAGAGCATCGATGAGAAGCTCCTGACCCTTCAGGACCTTAACATGGAGCAGCAAGCCGTTGTGCAGCTAGTCATGCAGGGGCATCACACCTAcatcggtggcggtgctggcacGGGCAAGTCAGTGCTGCTCCGTGTCATCAAGCAGCAACTTGTCTGTGAAGGCTTAGCTGTGGCTGTGACGGGGACGACTGGCATTTCAAGTTCTCAGATCGGCGGGTGCACGTTGCATCACTGTCTCGGCATCAGCCCCCTTGGCGAGTTCACGCGGCGCAAAGACTTGAGCAGCTACGACGTCATTATCATTGATGAAGTGTCGATGCTGTCACGGGAACTTTTCGAGTCACTGGAGGTGCACTTGCGCCGCGCCAACAACCTCAACCTCCCCTTCGGCGGTGTGCAGATGATATTGAGCGGCGACTTTCTGCAGCTCGGCGCCATCCACGCGCAGCCTCTTATCACGTCTCCTGTCTTCCGTCGCAACTTTATCCAGTTGAAGTTGCACACGCTGGTACGGCAGAACCGAGACCTGCGCTTTGCCGCTCAGCTGCAACAGCTGCGGCGTGGAATGGTGCCACTGGACCTGCGAAAATCGGTGCGGTTCATGTCACGAGACCAGGTGGTGGCAGAGCATcaggcagcagctgtgctgcgtgcgcgccagcaggctcagctgcagcaggtccTGTCAACCACAGCCACCGAGTCCACCGCAgacccacacagagaggcatGGGCGACTTCCGATGGCGCTGATGCGAGCCTTCGGACTCAGTCAGCATCGGCGACCACGCCAGTGACTCCATTTCCACAAGCTGGGCACCGcgacagcgtggctgcggtTGTGGACGGTGCTGTGAACCTCCTGCCGACAAATCGCGAGGTCGATGCGACAAACACTGAGCAGCTGGACAGACTGGAGGGGGAGCTCATCACGTACACGCCTCAGCTCCTGCCCCCTTCCCTCGTGGGCAGCTGGTCTCCGACCTACGTGCTCCGCATCTGTGCTCCACAGAAGCTGAACATGAAGACGTTTACACTGGAGATACAGCGGTACCTCACCGCGTTCTACACCCACGGCCAACGCGCGTCGTCACAGGTGTCGCGATGCTTGTCAGCGCGGCCGGCGAGTATCGAAAGAGGTACCGCAGCTTTCtcaagcgctgcagcagcgtcggcaaACTTCAGTGACGGCTCGTGGCTTCTGGGCCCCAGCCTCAACGAGCGCAGCATCGTGTTATACCCCCTCTTCGTCGACGCCTTGGCCCTCCGGGTGCGCCTGCCGCTGACCATGggcaaggaagaggggcagcAGTTCTTGCTGTACCTCAGTGAGCTAGACCGCCACCTCGAAGTCATCGACAGCGGCGTACGGGTCCGTGACGTCCTCATGCACGCGGACGGGATGCACACGGAGCAGGATGAGTTCACTCTATTGCAGTACGCCCAACACACTCCTGTTGCCCGACCGCTGGGGCTGAAGATCGGCGCTCGTGTGATGCTCCGCACCAACCTTGCCCCAGGGCTCGTGAACGGAAGCCTGGGCACCGTCGTGGGCTTTCGCAAGCTGCAAATCAACCAGCTGCCGCGCTACATTGTTGGCAATGCTCAGCGGGAGGAGTCCATCCTGCGGTACGCCGACTACTTGCAGTACGAGCAAGGCTTTGACGTGCCACTGGTCCCCGTCTTGGACTTCAACGGGCGGCAGGAGGTCATCCCGCCGGTGACACATTTTGTCGGCGGGCGGTCGAATACGCACTTCTACAGCCTGGGGATTGTCGCCCTGCCGCTCTCCTTAGCCTACGCCTTCACAGTGCATAAGGTGCAGGGGCTCACCCTGGTGGGTCGCGTGCACCTCGAGCTGTCCCGCATGTGGCCATGCGAGCACCTGCTGTACGTGGCCATGAGTCGCGTGCGCAACCCGGAGCAGCTGtccgtctcctcctttcACCCCAGCCTGGTGCGTACGGCGGCAGACTGCCTTCTTTTCGATGACAGTCTGCCACCGGTGACGCAAGCGAGAATCGCACCGTACATGGTGGCGGCAACCTGGCGTCGCTCACGGGAGCGACGCAAGAAGGTGGTACTGATGAAGCAACTCGAGACCCACGTGAAAAAGCGCCAGCAGAAATTGAAGAGTGAGGCGAGCAAAGGCAACATCCGCGCAGAAATTCAGCTcctggaggagaagatgcTGAAGCAGCGGGCAAGAGCGTCGGCAGCGCGCAGCAAGCACTATAACACCTCCAGTAAGCAAGGTGCTGTAGCCGACTCCCCGACAGTCTGA
- a CDS encoding putative DNA repair and recombination protein, mitochondrial precursor encodes MPIAPAPRSETRALDTPDATPLTAQAAKLVEPPTSASVGAAVEGSVNAVATACLASAPSVDEATSEEEQPPSSVAAASAGDTAPATLETLAKPKRSASRPRKDWEAAKPAPVAVAPANPDADSFRGSLDEESFFSSLLHSADDGFSTAEPRESTLVYNALTGRMTSETSVTMQCLRELGFGVNDQRQVVMQNPDVLNALAERVRAETAALPTKWPVTLARIIGAVITNKSISNPAEALQQMIQVKTNSVMRSRHTSVVSAASSNVNDTMAETAGQQADMNGGHDPDQAIELNDEQKRVIDIALRGHHLYIGGSAGTGKTVLLRAVARRLQGHRLRVATTATTGVAGCHIGGSTFHHALGVTSRGEFMRRSTILDYDVVIIDEVSMFPQSLFEEFDRVLREEAGTPDLPFGGVQIILCGDFLQLGCINENSLIGSSLFQKNFVKVRLETQVRQTANSKFANDLQLMRLGIVPSDLKTTVQLLPPGTMVDSAVNLLPTNKEVHAANERQLQELPGDPLTLTPETGITSLQCETTATLLLRTTPDFNESEFARHTRSLLQATLDLPRASLLSLYRVYEDGHVMRVMLPPGESVAWRDAMRERFLEIASLLNDLELGATVTEIVPNGDGLHTPETEEYLQRVMSKHPIVQPLTLKKGCRVLLRSNLSSNLVNGSIGTVVDFVECKEESFPDYIKTEAVKRCIDRYRVFCFTECGMPIPMVPVVQFYSGEKIAVPPWEFSVGGGPSTHFYSLSSVAVPLSLAYAFTVHKVQGLTLVGRVHLELSRMWPCEHLLYVAMSRVRNPEQLSMSSFTANMVVANEACVHFDKALRGALQLTVADVAKYPISAWKRCNDTIYHLRRRGASLRRLLEGVTSMSGNVSPLMVSGSSNLQAHDSRLQRTGDSFASRSRSDSEDDPEALSAHAMTNISDGSRVMVRVGRHGNGSADVADEAGIDDEACNLEHLNAIQQSVLVARRMRKLVRHVERVAKLADARRHTKNNTKASKGPASPEGSAHGASAAAAVMNGSGDTSGRRDRVEAEAMGGDGSCGVQRAASVMAASVAAAAAASSTVSVVIGEEHTF; translated from the coding sequence ATGCCCATTGCGCCAGCACCTCGCTCAGAAACTAGGGCGCTGGACACGCCCGACGCTACCCCCCTTACGGCACAGGCTGCAAAGCTTGTGGAACCACCGACGTCTGCAagcgtcggcgctgctgtggaggggTCGGTGAATGCTGTCGCCACGGCGTGTCTTGCGTCCGCGCCATCCGTCGACGAAGCAACATCGGAAGAGGAACAGCCGCCTAGTAGCGTAGCAGCCGCGTCTGCCGGAGACACCGCGCCGGCTACGCTAGAGACGCTTGCAAAGCCGAAGAGGTCAGCTAGTCGCCCACGCAAGGACTGGGAAGCAGCTAAACCAGCGCCAGTGGCCGTGGCGCCAGCAAATCCTGACGCCGACTCGTTCCGCGGCAGCCTTGATGAGGAgtccttcttctcctcactCCTTCACTCAGCTGACGACGGCTTCAGCACGGCAGAGCCGCGCGAGTCGACCCTCGTGTACAATGCCCTCACCGGTCGCATGACGAGCGAGACGTCGGTGACGATGCAGTGCCTGCGCGAGCTCGGCTTTGGTGTCAACGACCAGCGCCAGGTGGTAATGCAGAATCCAGACGTGCTGAACGCGCTTGCCGAGCGAGTACGCGCCGAAACGGCGGCCCTGCCGACCAAGTGGCCCGTTACCCTTGCCCGCATCATTGGTGCGGTTATCACGAACAAGAGCATCAGCAACCCGGCAGAAGCCCTTCAGCAGATGATCCAGGTGAAGACGAACAGCGTCATGCGCAGTCGCCACACCTCCGTCGTGTCCGCGGCAAGCAGCAACGTCAATGACACAATGGCTGAGACGGCAgggcagcaggccgacatgaACGGCGGGCACGATCCGGATCAGGCGATTGAGCTCAACGACGAGCAGAAGCGCGTCATCGACATTGCCCTGCGCGGGCACCACTTGTACATCgggggcagcgctggcacagGCAAGACAGTGCTCCTGCGTGCTGTGGCACGTCGCCTGCAaggccaccgcctccgcgtcgccaccaccgccaccacgggTGTAGCTGGGTGCCACATTGGTGGCTCGACCTTCCATCACGCCCTTGGCGTCACCTCTCGCGGCGAGTTCATGCGACGCAGTACCATTCTGGACTACGACGTCGTCATCATTGATGAGGTGTCCATGTTCCCGCAGAGCCTCTTTGAGGAGTTTGACCGCGTGCTACGCGAAGAGGCCGGCACGCCTGATTTGCCGTTCGGTGGTGTGCAGATCATCCTGTGCGGTGACTTCCTCCAGCTCGGCTGCATCAACGAAAACTCGCTCATCGGCTCATCACTTTTCCAGAAGAACTTCGTGAAAGTCCGCCTCGAGACGCAGGTGCGGCAGACCGCCAACTCCAAGTTCGCGAATGACCTGCAGCTCATGCGTCTGGGCATCGTGCCAAGCGATCTCAAGACGACAGTGCAGTTATTGCCACCAGGTACCATGGTCGACTCCGCTGTGAATCTGCTGCCGACGAACAAGGAGGTGCACGCGGCCAacgagcggcagctgcaggagctgccaGGGGACCCGCTGACGCTCACACCAGAGACCGGCATCACCTCCCTCCAGTGCGAAacgacagcgacgctgctgctacgcACGACGCCAGATTTCAATGAGTCTGAGTTTGCCCGCCACACCCGCTCTCTGCTGCAGGCCACTCTTGACCTGCCCcgcgcctccctcctctcactctaTCGTGTGTACGAGGACGGTCACGTGATGCGCGTGATGCTGCCGCCCGGAGAGTCTGTCGCGTGGCGCGACGCGATGCGGGAGCGATTTCTCGAGATTGCCAGTCTGCTGAACGACCTGGAGCTTGGCGCTACAGTGACGGAGATTGTCCCGAACGGCGACGGCTTGCACACGCCGGAGACGGAAGAATACCTGCAGAGGGTTATGTCGAAGCACCCAATTGTGCAGCCGCTGACCCTCAAGAAGGGCTGCCGTGTCCTCCTGCGCTCGAACCTCTCGAGCAACCTTGTCAACGGCAGCATCGGCACCGTCGTGGACTTTGTGGAATGCAAGGAGGAGTCCTTTCCCGATTACATCAAGACTGAGGCTGTAAAGCGCTGCATCGACCGCTACCGCGTGTTCTGCTTCACCGAGTGCGGCATGCCGATACCAATGGTGCCTGTTGTGCAGTTCTACAGCGGTGAGAAGATCGCGGTGCCGCCGTGGGAGTTCTCTGTCGGCGGTGGCCCGAGCACACACTTCTACAGCCTCTCGAGTGTCGCCGTGCCGCTCTCCTTAGCCTACGCCTTCACAGTGCATAAGGTGCAGGGGCTCACCCTGGTGGGTCGCGTGCACCTCGAGCTGTCCCGCATGTGGCCATGCGAGCACCTGCTGTACGTGGCCATGAGTCGCGTGCGCAACCCGGAGCAGCTGTCCATGTCGAGCTTCACTGCGAATATGGTGGTGGCGAACGAAGCATGCGTGCACTTCGACAAGGCACTGCGTGGGGCACTGCAGCTCACAGTCGCTGACGTGGCCAAGTATCCCATCTCGGCGTGGAAGCGGTGCAACGACACCATCTACCACCTTCGTCGCCGTggcgcctcgctgcgtcgctTGTTGGAGGGGGTGACATCCATGAGCGGCAACGTATCGCCGCTGATGGTGTCAGGGAGCAGCAACCTGCAGGCGCATGACAGTCGTCTCCAGCGCACGGGGGATAGCTTTGCTTCCCGCAGTAGAAGTGACAGTGAGGACGACCCTGAGGCGCTCTCCGCTCATGCGATGACGAACATAAGCGACGGTAGTCGAGTAATGGTGCGCGTAGGCAGGCACGGTAACGGCAGTGCTGACGTGGCGGACGAGGCTGGTATCGACGACGAGGCTTGCAACCTAGAGCACCTTAATGCAATTCAGCAGTCGGTCCTCGTGGCGCGTCGCATGCGCAAGCTGGTGCGACATGTAGAGCGGGTGGCGAAGCTCGCCGACGCGCGTCGTCACACCAAGAACAACACGAAGGCTAGCAAAGGGCCAGCGTCTCCGGAAGGCTCTGCTCACGGGGcctcggctgcagcggcggttaTGAACGGCAGCGGTGATACGTCGGGTAGGCGAGAcagggtggaggcggaggcgatgggTGGTGATGGGTCCTGCGGCGTTCAGCGTGCAGCCAGCGTCATGGCAGCCTCCGTagcggccgcagcagcggcgtcatcCACCGTCTCGGTCGTCATTGGCGAAGAACACACATTTTAG
- a CDS encoding putative 14-3-3 protein, with translation MTTLFKIPEKREELVYTAKIAEQCERHDEILFCMKRVVKMNPRLSSEERNLLSAAYKYIISARRACWRSMSSMAHKEDAHKGKTASLFSGFQQQVEKELAEICSDILELLDKYLIPAADSDESRVYYYKLKGDYHRYFAEVESGSDTQKNFALEAYKKASEYTASLKPTSPIRLGLALNFSVFYYEILRSPDKGCQLARQAFEEALGDPEVLDEEQHKESALIMQLLRDNLALWTEDSRPDGPDDGTAMEELE, from the coding sequence ATGACCACACTCTTTAAGATTCCAGAGAAGCGTGAAGAGCTCGTCTACACGGCTAAGATCGCCGAGCAGTGTGAGCGCCATGATGAGATTCTTTTCTGCATGAAGCGCGTTGTCAAGATGAACCCGAGACTGTCCAGCGAGGAGCGTAACCTACTCTCAGCCGCCTACAAGTACATTATCAGCGCCCGCCGCGCTTGCTGGCGCAGCATGAGCTCGATGGCGCACAAGGAGGACGCCCACAAGGGCAAGACGGCGAGCCTCTTCAGCGGCTTCCAGCAGCAAGTAGAGAAGGAGCTCGCAGAGATTTGCTCAGACATtctggagctgctggacaAGTACCTCATCCCGGCCGCTGACAGCGACGAGAGCAGGGTGTACTACTATAAGCTCAAAGGTGACTACCACCGCTACTTTGCTGAAGTGGAGTCTGGCTCGGATACCCAGAAGAACTTTGCCCTGGAGGCGTACAAGAAGGCATCCGAGTACACGGCCTCGCTGAAGCCGACCTCTCCGatccgcctcggcctcgcCCTTAACTTCTCCGTCTTCTACTACGAGATTCTGCGCAGCCCCGACAAGGGCTGCCAGCTCGCTCGTCAGGCCTTTGAGGAGGCCCTGGGCGATCCAGAGGTGCTGGATGAAGAGCAACACAAGGAGTCGGCGCTGAtcatgcagctgctgcgcgacaacCTCGCGCTCTGGACCGAGGACTCTCGCCCAGATGGCCCGGATGACGGGACAGCCATGGAGGAACTCGAGTAG
- a CDS encoding tubulin-tyrsoine ligase-like protein, translating to MAATTPAAATTPAAATTPTAATTPTAVTTPAAATTPTAATTPTAATTPMAATTPAAATTPTAATTPTAATTPTAATTPMAATTPAAATTPAAVTTPAAATTPTAATTPTAATTPMAATTPAAATTPTSANAKSPVTSAGQHKGVIMTAEMQRDSKRIVISRPSTNLRIVHMTDLARPSIAYKLTPHLTRQSTALIRRIRHPRKSLNVFLTKYPLIRKIAEEMGFEMETTEEELNEYKFNLCWSDTVLSLMRLVRLRNWQRTNHFPSMHLLCRKGHLGTTLGKLRRKLPSHFAYYPRTWSMRSERMQFTRYMMAVRQRRIFKYFILKPNSGCQGRGIIVARDPLTALEEHTLDNYIVQEYVHRPLLLEGKKFDLRVYVLLTSIRNPSVFLFNDGLVRICTEPYEIPNEENAKQACKHLTNYAVNKKSSDFVFNTNVEHMDVGNKRNFGFLNRWLAESGHSPDIFWHEVGFIIVKTILAAQPIIAKVYDSCFPTGFNEGYCCFEVLGFDILIDNKIKPWLMEVNHTPSFATETPLDLDIKSKLISEVWSIIDCKPSDYERDRQREHDEFAKRNMPPWASNHPVYGCQLRKNTSRGPGVDDSDSPLDHSSAPADPTHAEEEIPSYVHARRRLEDSKLKNFKRIYPSPNSDVQLVYDTIQNLAKLESANSRLYYNSTVAAPVPPSTLTSSPSPSAHTNSILVSRGRPPSLGPLLTSRIGGSSGTPRIPLPQRTQTPLMGPNAAAAAQTPGAVANNVPTFTTPSVTSTLSPGPEGQASYTTPFKLIEKDILRHRRRSSDVRGGAPALSNTSTAHSSPTPSENGATVTSTPAATKPPKSPRVHTPRISSVHARKSLSSETLPSTPQQDSAKKAAADSAVANGVKPHVAEVQRRVTKRSVTVRASKATTINVSPADATAIPASVAPHKTVPKTDKPSATAADASNGLPTFHQNGDGAAAAAPGTIAPYPAVDRPIRISSRPAQGQKLSSPSPVTTPKGPERPRSNSHELPFPRRKSASLSSSMRDLDLSGLVHSRQRSQDRDMHSMFTHLEPTEEELARLATLQAMLDYEAAADPKPDDDDDDYNLTE from the coding sequence atggcggcaacaacaccagcggcggcaacaacaccagcggcggcaacaacaccaacggcagcaacaacaccaacggcggtaacaacaccagcggcggcaacaacaccaacggcagcaacaacaccaacggcagcaacaacgccaatggcggcaacaacaccagcggcggcaacaacaccaacggcggcaacaacaccaacggcagcaacaacaccaacggcagcaacaacgccaatggcggcaacaacaccagcggcggcaacaacaccagcggcggtaacaacaccagcggcggcaacaacaccaacggcagcaacaacaccaacggcagcaacaacgccaatggcggcaacaacaccagcggcggcaacaacaccaacgtCGGCAAATGCAAAGTCGCCAGTCACCTCTGCTGGGCAGCACAAGGGAGTGATCATGACTGCCGAGATGCAACGCGATAGCAAGCGCATCGTCATCTCTCGCCCCTCTACCAACCTGCGCATAGTCCACATGACCGACCTAGCGCGCCCGTCGATTGCATACAAGCTGACTCCTCACTTGACACGCCAGTCCACCGCACTCATCCGCCGCATCCGCCACCCGCGCAAATCTCTGAACGTTTTCCTCACCAAGTACCCTCTCATTCGCAAGATTGCTGAGGAGATGGGCTTCGAGATGGAGACAACGGAGGAAGAGCTAAACGAGTACAAATTCAACCTCTGTTGGAGCGATACGGTGCTGTCCCTCATGCGGCTCGTGCGCCTGAGAAACTGGCAGCGCACGAACCACTTTCCGTCGATGCATCTGCTTTGCCGTAAGGGGCACCTGGGGACGACACTGGGgaagctgcgccgcaagCTGCCCTCGCACTTCGCCTACTACCCACGCACGTGGTCAATGCGAAGCGAGCGGATGCAGTTCACGCGGTACATGATGGCCGTTCGTCAGCGTCGTATATTCAAATACTTCATCTTGAAGCCGAACTCAGGCTGCCAAGGCCGTGGCATCATCGTGGCGCGCGATCCACTGACGGCGCTGGAAGAGCACACCCTCGACAACTACATTGTACAGGAGTACGTGCAccgcccgctgctgctagaAGGCAAGAAGTTTGACCTGCGCGTGTACGTGCTGCTCACCTCCATCCGCAACCCgtctgtctttctcttcaACGACGGTCTCGTGCGTATCTGCACAGAGCCGTACGAGATCCCGAACGAAGAGAACGCGAAGCAGGCCTGCAAGCATCTCACAAACTACGCAGTGAACAAGAAGAGCTCAGACTTCGTCTTCAACACCAATGTGGAACACATGGACGTGGGCAACAAGCGCAACTTCGGCTTCCTCAATCGCTGGCTCGCTGAGAGCGGCCACTCGCCGGACATCTTCTGGCACGAGGTCGGCTTTATCATCGTCAAGACCATCCTCGCGGCCCAGCCGATCATCGCCAAGGTGTACGACTCGTGCTTCCCCACCGGCTTCAACGAGGGCTACTGCTGCTTTGAGGTGCTCGGGTTTGACATCCTGATCGACAACAAGATAAAGCCGTGGCTCATGGAGGTCAACCACACCCCGTCCTTCGCCACCGAAACGCCGTTGGATTTGGATATCAAGAGCAAGCTGATCTCAGAGGTGTGGAGCATCATCGACTGCAAGCCCAGCGATTACGAGAGGGACCGGCAGCGCGAGCACGACGAGTTCGCGAAGCGCAACATGCCCCCCTGGGCAAGCAACCACCCAGTCTACGGGTGCCAGCTTAGGAAAAATACCTCGCGCGGCCCTGGCGTCGACGACTCAGACTCGCCACTGGACCACAGCTCCGCGCCAGCGGACCCCACGCATGCCGAAGAGGAGATTCCGTCTTACGTGCATGCCCGCCGCAGGCTCGAGGACTCCAAGCTGAAAAATTTTAAACGCATCTACCCGTCTCCCAACTCAGATGTGCAGCTCGTCTACGATACAATCCAGAACCTGGCCAAGCTGGAGTCCGCCAATAGTCGCCTCTACTACAACAGCACAGTTGCCGCACCAGTGCCGCCGTCGACGTTGACGTCCTCGCCGTCCCCGAGCGCCCACACGAATTCCATCCTGGTCTCGCGCGGTCGTCCACCGTCGCTGGGTCCACTCCTGACCTCGCGTATTGGCGGCTCTAGCGGTACCCCCAGAATTCCCCTACCGCAGCGCACGCAGACACCACTGATGGGGCCaaacgctgccgctgccgcgcagaCCCCTGGTGCTGTCGCGAACAACGTGCCCACGTTCACCACCCCTTCCGTCACGTCAACTCTCTCTCCTGGTCCTGAGGGCCAGGCCTCCTACACAACTCCCTTCAAGCTTATAGAGAAGGATATTCTgcgtcatcgccgtcgctcgTCGGACGtccgcggcggtgcgccggcgctgtCCAACACGTCCACCGCCCATAGCAGCCCCACACCATCAGAGAACGGCGCAACGGTCACCTCCACGCCGGCGGCTACAAAGCCACCTAAGTCACCGCGTGTCCACACGCCTCGCATCTCGTCCGTCCACGCTAGAAAGAGCCTGTCCTCCGAAACGCTGCCCTCTACACCGCAGCAGGACAGCGCCAAGAAAGCTGCGGCAGACAGCGCGGTAGCGAACGGTGTGAAGCCGCACGTGGctgaggtgcagcgccgtGTCACCAAGCGCTCAGTCACAGTGAGAGCATCCAAAGCCACGACGATTAACGTGTCACCGGCGGATGCAACCGCCATCCCTGCCAGCGTGGCCCCGCACAAGACGGTGCCAAAGACGGACAAGCCGAGCGCGACGGCTGCGGACGCCAGCAACGGTCTCCCAACGTTCCACCAGAACGGTGatggggcggcggcggcggcgcctggCACCATTGCACCGTATCCCGCGGTCGACCGCCCCATCCGTATCTCCAGCCGTCCTGCCCAAGGACAGAAGTTGTCGTCGCCTTCCCCAGTGACAACACCGAAGGGGCCTGAGCGACCCCGCTCGAACAGCCACGAACTCCCCTTTCCCAGGCGCAAGTCCGCCTCGCtaagcagcagcatgcgCGACCTCGACCTTAGCGGTCTGGTGCACTCTCGCCAGAGGTCGCAGGACCGCGATATGCACTCTATGTTCACGCATCTAGAGCCGACGGAAGAAGAGCTGGCTCGGCTGGCAACGCTTCAGGCGATGCTGGACTAcgaggccgccgccgaccCGAAGCCGGAcgatgatgacgatgacTACAACCTGACGGAGTGA